In Aureibaculum algae, the following are encoded in one genomic region:
- a CDS encoding CusA/CzcA family heavy metal efflux RND transporter — MLEYIIKFSLKNKPIILLFIAFVIGFGIFSLTKIPIGAVPDITNNQVQVITTSRNLSTQDVEQFITYPIELEMANLPGVVEIRSVSKFGLSVVTIVFEDNLGTYLPRQLIAEKIKSASEKIPKGFGAPEMGPITTGLGEIYQYILDVKPAFADKYSTTELRTIQDWIVKRQLSGIRGVVEINTWGGYLKQYEVAINPTKLKAMNIAIADIYTALEKNNSVAGGGYIEKSNEAFFIRGEGLVKSLEDIENIVVKNTDGNPIYIKDIAIVGFGNATRFGAITGNGEGEKVLGQVMMLKDGNSNEIITAVKERVASIQKTLPEGVYINGFLERSELIGKTTFTVAENLILGSLIVIFVVVLLLGNWRSGLVVASVIPLSLLFAISLMYIFGIDANLMSLGAIDFGIIIDGAVIIVEFIAFQITSKSSHILALSKEERQGEIDQVTLKGASKMMNSAIFGQLIILIVFIPILSLSSVEGKMFKPMALTFSFALVGAMLFCLTYVPVIASIFLKPAKQSDKNISVRLMKFVNKKYKPVITWALFNKKIVIGLSILLLVVSGWIFSRMGGEFVPTLDEGDFVIQPVLKTGTSLSKTIDITTIIENILLDNFPEVDQVVSRIGAAEVPTDPMSMEESDVIIKLKPKKQWTSASSKDELADKFKEALAVIPGMEVEFTQPIEMRFNELITGVRADVAIKIFGEDLNILAKKADEIKNLIANVDGASDIIVEKVAGLPQMSVNFNRSKIARYGLNIADLNQLITMGFAGESLGSVFEGEKRFDLVLRLDANHRKNLSSLQNLYVDTPNGQKIPLSELAEIKYSSGPAKISRDDTKRRIVVGINVRNRDLQSVVDDVQAIIDKQLKLPPGYSITYGGQFENLQSAKDRLKIAVPIALVLIFIMLHFAFGSIKEALMVYSAIPLAAVGGVLLLWIRGLPFSISAGVGFIALFGIAVLNGIVLIEHFKELKEQGVKDINERILRGTSERLRPVLLTAMAAALGFLPMAISTNAGAEVQRPLATVVIGGLITATFLTLVVLPVLYAWFEDKKEIKMNKKGITTIVIVLLTLSVNAQQDPLTVDKAVTLAIENNAELKASALMADKSNALIGGAFDFDKTTVYYNYDESNLGTNNLPLRVFGVQQDFKFPTVYFADKKVGKADYKLQQSKYDIKLEIVKRNVYLAYYDVVYAQNKAVTYQFLDSLYANFAKASERRFELGETNYLEMITAKSKQRQLQTLSKQAEQEVILMNEQLKAVVQVDSILVLSQPLKKLPLQSISIDDNVGLNYYQNADFYYKALRQKEKQSLLPDLSIQYFQGSNSSLHEQMIGYQFGVKIPLLFGGKSSKIKASKIAQNIIKEEQTDYKVKLKTSYAKLMAELNQYNEAVMYYETQGKQLSEEIIKTAEQSFKHGEIDFFQYIQSVETSKDIELTYLENLNKYNDTVIAINYLTL, encoded by the coding sequence ATGTTAGAATATATCATAAAATTTAGCTTAAAAAACAAGCCAATTATTTTATTATTTATTGCATTTGTGATAGGGTTTGGAATTTTTTCATTAACTAAAATACCTATAGGTGCAGTACCTGATATAACCAATAATCAGGTACAAGTGATTACAACTTCACGGAATTTATCAACACAAGATGTTGAGCAATTTATTACCTATCCTATAGAATTAGAGATGGCTAATTTACCTGGGGTTGTTGAAATACGTTCCGTTTCAAAATTTGGTCTATCAGTAGTTACCATCGTTTTTGAAGACAACTTAGGTACCTATTTACCACGACAATTAATTGCTGAAAAAATTAAATCTGCCTCAGAGAAAATTCCGAAAGGTTTTGGAGCTCCTGAAATGGGCCCAATAACTACGGGTTTAGGTGAAATTTATCAATATATTTTAGATGTAAAACCAGCCTTTGCTGATAAATACTCAACAACAGAGTTACGTACTATTCAAGATTGGATTGTAAAAAGACAGTTATCAGGTATTCGAGGCGTTGTTGAGATAAATACGTGGGGAGGCTATTTAAAGCAATACGAAGTGGCTATAAATCCCACAAAATTAAAGGCTATGAATATTGCTATTGCTGATATTTATACAGCCTTAGAAAAAAATAACAGCGTCGCTGGTGGTGGATATATCGAAAAATCTAACGAAGCCTTCTTTATACGAGGGGAGGGCTTAGTTAAATCTTTAGAGGACATTGAAAATATTGTTGTTAAAAATACAGATGGAAACCCCATTTATATAAAAGATATTGCCATAGTTGGTTTTGGAAATGCTACTCGTTTCGGTGCAATTACAGGAAATGGTGAAGGCGAGAAGGTTCTTGGGCAGGTAATGATGCTTAAAGATGGGAATTCTAATGAAATTATTACAGCGGTAAAAGAGCGTGTTGCTTCCATTCAAAAAACGTTGCCTGAAGGGGTTTATATCAATGGATTCTTAGAGCGTAGTGAGTTGATTGGAAAAACTACGTTTACAGTGGCAGAAAATCTGATTTTAGGTTCCCTCATTGTTATTTTTGTTGTCGTTTTATTATTAGGTAACTGGCGTTCTGGCTTGGTAGTAGCATCTGTAATTCCTCTTAGTTTACTCTTTGCAATTTCATTAATGTATATTTTTGGTATAGATGCCAATTTAATGAGCTTAGGGGCTATAGATTTTGGTATTATCATTGACGGTGCGGTTATTATTGTGGAGTTTATTGCCTTCCAAATAACCTCAAAAAGCTCACATATTTTAGCATTATCTAAAGAGGAAAGACAAGGTGAAATAGACCAAGTGACACTAAAAGGAGCTTCAAAAATGATGAACTCTGCCATCTTTGGTCAGTTAATTATTTTAATTGTTTTTATTCCAATCTTATCACTAAGTAGTGTAGAGGGAAAAATGTTTAAACCTATGGCATTAACTTTTAGTTTTGCCTTGGTTGGAGCAATGCTTTTTTGTTTAACCTATGTTCCAGTAATAGCATCTATTTTTTTAAAACCAGCTAAGCAAAGTGATAAGAATATCTCTGTGAGATTGATGAAGTTTGTGAATAAGAAATATAAACCAGTGATTACATGGGCACTTTTTAATAAAAAAATAGTAATTGGTCTATCAATACTTTTGTTAGTAGTAAGTGGTTGGATTTTTAGTAGAATGGGAGGAGAGTTTGTTCCAACGTTAGATGAAGGTGACTTTGTAATTCAACCCGTTTTAAAAACAGGAACTTCATTAAGTAAAACCATAGATATTACTACTATAATAGAAAATATTTTATTAGATAATTTTCCGGAAGTAGATCAAGTAGTCAGCAGAATTGGGGCTGCTGAAGTACCCACGGATCCGATGTCAATGGAAGAGAGTGATGTTATTATTAAGCTTAAACCCAAAAAGCAATGGACGTCTGCTTCAAGTAAAGATGAACTGGCAGATAAATTTAAGGAAGCTCTCGCCGTAATTCCAGGTATGGAAGTAGAATTTACACAACCTATTGAAATGCGATTTAATGAATTGATTACTGGAGTAAGAGCAGACGTTGCTATTAAAATATTTGGAGAAGATTTAAATATCCTAGCTAAAAAAGCAGATGAAATTAAAAATTTAATTGCAAATGTTGATGGTGCTTCAGATATCATTGTAGAAAAAGTAGCTGGTTTGCCACAAATGAGCGTAAATTTTAATAGAAGTAAAATTGCGAGGTATGGGTTAAATATTGCCGATTTAAATCAATTAATAACCATGGGCTTTGCAGGTGAATCTCTGGGGAGTGTTTTTGAAGGCGAAAAGCGTTTCGATTTGGTATTACGTTTAGATGCAAATCATCGTAAAAATTTATCCAGTCTTCAAAATTTATATGTTGATACGCCTAATGGACAAAAAATTCCGTTGAGCGAATTAGCAGAAATTAAATATTCGTCAGGTCCAGCAAAAATATCTAGAGATGATACTAAACGTCGCATAGTTGTAGGTATTAATGTTCGAAATCGAGATTTACAATCGGTAGTAGATGATGTTCAGGCTATAATTGATAAGCAATTAAAATTACCTCCAGGTTATTCGATTACTTATGGTGGTCAATTTGAGAATTTACAAAGTGCCAAAGACCGATTAAAAATAGCGGTTCCTATTGCCTTGGTACTGATATTTATTATGCTTCATTTTGCTTTTGGATCCATTAAAGAAGCGTTGATGGTCTATTCTGCTATTCCTTTAGCTGCAGTGGGTGGAGTGTTGTTACTTTGGATACGAGGCCTGCCTTTTAGTATTTCTGCAGGTGTTGGTTTTATTGCCCTTTTCGGGATAGCTGTATTGAATGGAATTGTATTAATAGAACATTTTAAAGAGCTAAAAGAACAAGGTGTTAAAGATATAAATGAACGTATTTTACGAGGGACTTCTGAGCGATTGAGACCTGTTTTATTAACAGCAATGGCTGCTGCTTTAGGTTTTCTACCTATGGCTATTTCAACCAATGCTGGTGCTGAGGTGCAAAGACCATTGGCCACCGTTGTAATTGGAGGTTTAATTACGGCAACTTTTTTAACGTTGGTGGTGTTACCCGTTTTATATGCTTGGTTCGAAGATAAAAAAGAAATTAAAATGAATAAAAAAGGAATAACCACTATAGTAATAGTGCTACTTACGCTAAGTGTAAATGCACAACAAGATCCTTTAACCGTTGATAAAGCGGTGACATTGGCCATTGAAAATAATGCTGAGCTAAAAGCTTCAGCATTAATGGCGGACAAAAGTAATGCCCTAATTGGTGGTGCTTTTGATTTTGATAAAACAACGGTGTATTATAATTATGATGAAAGTAATTTGGGTACTAATAATTTGCCTTTAAGAGTTTTTGGAGTGCAGCAAGATTTTAAGTTTCCTACTGTTTATTTTGCCGATAAAAAAGTTGGTAAGGCAGATTATAAATTGCAACAGTCTAAATATGACATTAAATTAGAAATAGTAAAACGTAACGTGTATTTAGCATATTACGATGTTGTTTATGCTCAAAACAAAGCAGTAACGTATCAGTTTTTAGATAGTTTATATGCCAATTTTGCAAAAGCATCGGAGCGTAGATTTGAATTGGGAGAAACGAATTATTTGGAAATGATAACTGCCAAATCTAAACAACGACAGTTGCAAACATTATCTAAGCAAGCCGAACAAGAAGTGATTTTAATGAATGAACAATTAAAAGCAGTTGTTCAGGTTGATAGTATTTTGGTACTGTCACAACCATTGAAAAAACTACCATTGCAATCTATTTCTATAGATGATAATGTGGGCTTGAATTATTATCAAAATGCGGATTTTTATTATAAAGCCTTGCGGCAAAAAGAAAAGCAGAGCCTGTTACCTGATTTAAGTATTCAATATTTTCAAGGCTCAAATAGTTCTTTACATGAGCAAATGATTGGCTATCAGTTCGGTGTTAAAATTCCATTATTATTTGGAGGTAAGTCGTCAAAAATTAAGGCATCAAAAATTGCTCAAAATATTATCAAAGAAGAGCAAACAGATTATAAAGTCAAGTTAAAAACAAGTTATGCAAAATTGATGGCTGAACTTAATCAATATAATGAGGCCGTAATGTATTATGAAACGCAAGGAAAGCAACTTTCAGAAGAGATTATAAAAACCGCAGAACAAAGTTTTAAACATGGTGAAATTGACTTTTTTCAATACATACAAAGTGTTGAAACTTCAAAAGATATTGAGTTAACCTATTTAGAGAACCTCAATAAATACAATGATACTGTTATTGCCATAAATTATTTAACCTTGTAG
- a CDS encoding methylated-DNA--[protein]-cysteine S-methyltransferase — translation MEFESITYYKTPIGMARIVGDSHGISSITVIDSNEKSSTKIPKCLQDCVQQLDEYFQKKRNSFSLKLNPQGTEFQKQVWQSLQQIPYGTTRSYQKQSEALGDVKAIRAVASANGKNPLWIVIPCHRVIGSDGSLTGYAGGLWRKRWLLEHENPPEQQSLF, via the coding sequence TTGGAATTTGAAAGCATAACATATTATAAAACGCCAATTGGAATGGCCAGAATCGTTGGAGATAGCCATGGTATATCATCTATTACTGTTATTGATAGTAATGAAAAAAGTTCAACTAAAATTCCTAAATGCCTTCAAGATTGTGTGCAACAGTTAGATGAATATTTTCAAAAGAAAAGGAACTCATTTAGTTTGAAATTGAATCCACAAGGAACAGAATTTCAAAAACAAGTTTGGCAAAGTTTACAACAAATTCCATACGGAACAACAAGGTCTTATCAAAAACAAAGTGAAGCGTTAGGTGATGTTAAAGCAATTAGAGCTGTAGCTTCCGCTAATGGAAAAAATCCATTGTGGATTGTTATCCCTTGTCATCGTGTAATTGGTTCTGATGGTTCGCTTACTGGCTACGCCGGTGGTTTATGGAGGAAACGTTGGCTATTAGAGCATGAAAATCCACCAGAACAACAATCGCTTTTTTAA
- a CDS encoding TatD family hydrolase, protein MIITDTHTHLYSDQFKDDRDEMIQRALDAGVSRFFIPAIDSTYNEAMFQLEHDYPKNVFLMMGLHPTSVKDNYKEELQLVKDWIDKRNFYAIGEIGIDLYWDKSFLQQQQDAFKTQIQWAKQKELPIVIHCRDAFDEIFEILEEENDDKLRGIFHCFSGNIEHAQKAISYNMKLGIGGVVTFKNGKIDQFLNQIDLKNIVLETDSPYLAPTPYRGKRNESSYIVNVLEKLVTIYNLSPEEIANITTKNSENVFGI, encoded by the coding sequence ATGATAATTACTGATACACATACCCATTTATATTCTGATCAATTTAAAGATGATCGAGACGAAATGATTCAAAGAGCTTTAGATGCAGGGGTTTCTCGTTTTTTTATACCTGCAATTGATTCGACTTATAATGAAGCAATGTTTCAATTGGAACATGATTATCCTAAAAATGTCTTTCTGATGATGGGGTTGCACCCAACAAGTGTAAAAGACAATTATAAGGAGGAGTTGCAATTGGTTAAAGATTGGATTGATAAGCGTAATTTTTATGCCATAGGAGAAATAGGAATAGATTTGTATTGGGATAAATCATTTTTACAACAACAGCAAGATGCTTTTAAAACTCAGATTCAGTGGGCAAAACAAAAAGAATTACCAATTGTGATTCATTGTAGAGATGCTTTTGATGAAATTTTTGAAATTTTAGAAGAAGAGAATGATGATAAATTAAGAGGAATTTTTCATTGTTTTTCTGGAAATATAGAACACGCTCAAAAAGCAATTTCTTATAATATGAAATTAGGTATTGGAGGTGTTGTAACTTTCAAGAATGGTAAAATAGATCAATTTTTAAATCAAATTGACTTAAAAAATATTGTCTTAGAAACCGACTCGCCATATTTGGCACCAACTCCGTATCGTGGAAAACGCAACGAAAGTAGTTACATCGTAAATGTTTTGGAAAAACTGGTAACTATTTATAACTTGAGCCCTGAAGAAATTGCGAACATAACTACAAAAAATTCAGAAAACGTATTTGGAATTTGA
- the arsC gene encoding arsenate reductase (glutaredoxin) (This arsenate reductase requires both glutathione and glutaredoxin to convert arsenate to arsenite, after which the efflux transporter formed by ArsA and ArsB can extrude the arsenite from the cell, providing resistance.): protein MKIYHNNRCSKSRCGLEILNNSKQDFEVVDYIKNPLSEVDIKDILKKLGFSPIQLVRKNEAIWKENYKGKDLSDSQIIKAMSAHPKLIERPIVVKGDKAVIGRPSENICALLK from the coding sequence ATGAAGATTTACCATAACAATCGATGTAGTAAAAGTAGGTGTGGACTAGAAATATTAAATAATTCAAAACAAGATTTTGAGGTGGTTGATTATATTAAAAATCCACTTTCTGAAGTAGATATTAAAGATATATTAAAAAAATTAGGCTTTTCACCTATTCAATTGGTTCGCAAAAATGAAGCCATTTGGAAAGAAAACTATAAAGGGAAAGACCTTTCTGATTCTCAAATTATTAAAGCGATGTCAGCACACCCAAAACTAATTGAAAGACCAATTGTAGTTAAAGGTGATAAAGCTGTAATAGGTAGACCATCGGAAAACATTTGTGCTTTATTAAAATAA
- a CDS encoding TonB-dependent receptor domain-containing protein — translation MKKTILLLLCITFSLSSLGQQPLEKITITGKVIDAATSSPIEFATISFKKDSTLLGTTTNKKGNFTIDILPDNYLIKAEFISFDPFIIKNKNINESIDLGTIVLFYNAETLNEVELKGQQRLTEFQIDKKIYRSSQDISNNGGNALDVLNNTPSVTVNQDGNVNMRGTSATLLIDGKPLFGLGNGSDVLNAMPSNSIDRVEIITRSAKYSAEGGGGILNIITKKRKGQGFSGSIDIHGGVPDNNGGSLFLNKSNEVINLFSTLSFNNEKKISHTDIDQTYFDNSDSILGYFEQKRKDKNQRNSFLISIGSDIYLNKKNSLTVSLLYNNHNKDFNSHLNLDDFDSQKSIKQSAERNVNDRDDLSKIEGLLNYTNKFNEAGETLSFDFKYGTTVSDNKANILENIIIPNLENNEQKVAKNQNLDNYLFQLDYTLPFTLDKKLELGYKSTLRFYENDFNVSEYNANSGDFTTIGGFSDLVNYDEKTHALFALYTATHGSFSYALGLRSEYSDVSIGTKTSNKNTKNYTDFFPSASFGYEFENESYLSLNYSRSINRPEIYQVNPFISLIDERYQSVGNPDLNPYYTNFLELLYDMSFEKLLITSSLYATYAEEQFLTILQSAGQNAEALETFKRLPINSGNKLSVGVDVDITYTPFKGLRLNTYVSPYREETTNALDDAYNISNTVWYAEASALVTLNNGLRFRAQHYYQSPMIDGLAKYKTINFTNLSVSMPLLKKKGMLTFKVIDAFKTKAFTTRTLEANSNTLRSLRYDQQFSLAFTYQFKQNGKSKKDRSKEVKKDELEDKQDLKM, via the coding sequence TTGAAAAAAACTATCTTATTACTTCTGTGTATTACGTTTTCATTATCTTCTTTAGGCCAACAGCCTTTGGAAAAGATAACGATTACGGGCAAAGTAATTGACGCAGCTACGAGTAGTCCAATAGAATTTGCGACCATTTCCTTTAAAAAGGATTCTACTTTATTAGGTACTACTACTAACAAAAAAGGAAATTTCACAATTGATATTCTTCCTGATAATTACTTAATAAAAGCTGAATTTATATCTTTTGACCCTTTTATTATAAAAAACAAGAATATAAATGAATCTATTGACCTCGGTACCATTGTATTGTTTTACAATGCAGAAACGTTGAATGAAGTAGAACTTAAGGGACAACAACGTCTTACTGAATTTCAAATAGACAAAAAGATATATAGATCATCACAAGATATTTCAAATAATGGAGGAAATGCCTTAGATGTATTAAACAATACTCCATCAGTAACGGTTAACCAAGATGGAAATGTAAATATGAGAGGTACTTCTGCCACTCTTTTAATTGATGGAAAACCTCTTTTTGGCTTAGGTAATGGATCTGATGTTTTGAATGCAATGCCCTCAAATAGTATTGACAGAGTTGAAATTATTACACGTTCAGCAAAATATAGTGCTGAAGGCGGAGGGGGAATTCTAAATATAATCACTAAAAAAAGAAAAGGTCAAGGATTTAGTGGCTCTATTGACATTCATGGTGGAGTTCCTGATAACAATGGAGGCTCTTTATTTTTAAATAAAAGTAATGAAGTTATAAACCTATTTAGTACCCTTAGCTTTAACAATGAAAAGAAGATATCACATACCGACATTGACCAAACCTATTTTGACAATTCAGATAGTATTTTAGGTTATTTTGAACAAAAAAGAAAAGATAAAAATCAACGAAACAGTTTTTTAATTAGTATTGGAAGTGATATTTATTTAAACAAAAAAAATAGCTTAACCGTCTCATTACTATACAACAATCACAATAAAGATTTTAATTCTCATTTAAATTTAGATGATTTTGATTCACAAAAATCAATAAAACAATCGGCTGAAAGAAATGTAAATGATAGAGATGATCTTTCAAAAATAGAAGGCCTATTAAATTACACTAATAAATTCAATGAAGCAGGAGAAACATTATCTTTTGATTTTAAATATGGCACAACAGTATCTGATAATAAAGCCAATATATTAGAAAATATAATCATACCTAATTTAGAAAACAATGAACAAAAAGTAGCTAAGAATCAGAATTTAGATAATTATTTATTTCAGCTAGATTATACGTTACCATTTACTTTAGATAAGAAATTGGAATTAGGTTATAAAAGCACGTTGCGTTTCTATGAAAATGATTTTAATGTTTCTGAATACAATGCAAATAGCGGTGATTTTACGACAATTGGAGGGTTCTCCGACTTAGTAAATTATGATGAAAAAACACATGCTCTATTTGCCCTATATACCGCTACGCATGGTAGTTTTTCTTATGCTCTAGGTTTACGATCTGAATATTCTGATGTTTCTATTGGAACTAAAACGAGTAATAAGAATACTAAAAATTATACCGATTTTTTTCCATCGGCATCATTTGGTTACGAATTTGAAAACGAAAGTTATCTCTCCTTAAACTATAGTAGATCTATAAATAGACCTGAAATTTATCAAGTGAATCCGTTTATCTCATTAATTGACGAGCGTTATCAATCGGTTGGAAATCCAGATTTAAATCCTTATTACACTAATTTCCTTGAACTATTATATGATATGAGTTTCGAGAAATTATTAATTACCTCATCATTATATGCTACTTATGCTGAAGAGCAATTTTTAACAATCTTACAAAGTGCAGGACAGAATGCCGAAGCTTTAGAAACTTTTAAAAGACTACCCATCAATAGTGGAAACAAACTAAGTGTAGGCGTTGATGTCGATATTACTTACACTCCTTTTAAAGGACTAAGACTTAACACTTATGTTAGTCCGTACAGAGAAGAAACGACAAATGCTTTGGATGATGCTTATAACATCTCTAATACGGTTTGGTACGCAGAAGCCTCTGCTTTGGTTACCTTAAATAATGGATTACGTTTTAGAGCTCAACATTATTATCAATCACCAATGATTGATGGTTTAGCCAAGTACAAAACTATTAACTTTACCAATCTCTCAGTTAGTATGCCACTTCTCAAAAAGAAAGGAATGCTTACTTTTAAAGTTATAGATGCTTTCAAAACGAAGGCTTTTACAACGCGTACATTGGAAGCAAATAGCAATACATTAAGAAGTTTAAGATATGACCAGCAATTTTCCTTAGCATTTACTTATCAATTTAAACAAAATGGTAAGAGTAAAAAAGACAGAAGTAAAGAGGTAAAGAAAGATGAATTAGAAGATAAACAAGATTTAAAAATGTAA
- a CDS encoding outer membrane beta-barrel family protein: MQKLKNILSLFILTSIAFTLNAQQKVEITGTVIDQDTNQPLEYATVVLRPTNGDQVTGGLTDENGNFNVEAKKGTYNISIEFISFKSYSLPKKVVDSNLNLGKIILSADSKALDEVELIAEKTTVEIKLDKKIYNVGKDLTVRGGTVSDVLDNVPSVSVDVEGNVALRGNDNVTILINGKPSGLVGLNSTDALRQLPADAIEKVEVITSPSARYNAEGTGGILNIILRRSKLQGLNGSITTNVGYPYQAGISGNINYRTGDFNFFNTTSYSYRESPGLSTTESQYFNKEYDDDGNFIVDNPDTFLNEIRDTERKGNSFNTNFGIEYYLTESASLTAAVLLGNRDNDSETTNRIKEYDVNGALLNESLRFDPENDIDKTTEFSLNFNKDFKTDGHKLTADFQYSNATEDENSLISEDGEDAEKVRTYETQKEILIKTDYVLPIGEKSQFEFGYRGEFNDLDTDYTLAFNENGTFVLDADVSNNLIYKENVNALYSQFGSKLKDKFSYLLGLRFETTDVTIDQKTSNDYQNQNYSGFFPTVNLGYELNEKQSITFGYNRRIRRPRSRYINPFPSRSSATNLFQGNPDVKPSYSNTVDLGYLNRFGKLTLNSSIYYQRATDVFTFISEDTGEIAVVGGTDIPIIRRTPINLATNNRFGLEFTVTYRPTNKWNMNGNFNLFNSETIGDYNGVDYGAENLSWFIRFNNKVTLPANIDWQTRLFYMGPSEDAQNKRKGMFSTDLAFSKDILKEKASITFNVSDVFNTRKRSMESFTPTFNSDSEFQWRQRSFNLAFTYRFNQKKKRQERQGGMDDDEGEGFGG; this comes from the coding sequence ATGCAAAAATTAAAAAATATTTTATCACTTTTTATTTTAACTAGTATTGCTTTTACCTTAAATGCTCAGCAAAAAGTTGAAATAACAGGTACTGTTATTGACCAAGATACCAATCAACCATTAGAGTATGCTACAGTTGTATTAAGACCAACTAATGGCGATCAGGTCACTGGAGGTTTAACTGATGAGAATGGTAATTTTAATGTAGAAGCAAAAAAAGGAACCTATAATATATCTATTGAATTTATTTCTTTCAAATCATATAGTCTTCCAAAAAAAGTAGTTGATAGCAATTTAAATTTGGGTAAAATCATATTAAGTGCTGACAGTAAGGCCTTAGATGAAGTTGAACTCATTGCTGAAAAAACTACTGTTGAAATCAAATTAGACAAAAAAATATATAATGTTGGTAAAGACTTGACCGTTAGAGGAGGTACCGTAAGTGATGTTTTAGATAATGTACCTTCAGTTTCCGTTGATGTTGAAGGTAATGTCGCTTTGCGTGGAAATGATAATGTAACCATATTGATTAATGGAAAACCTTCTGGTTTGGTTGGATTAAACTCTACCGATGCCTTACGTCAATTACCTGCAGACGCTATTGAAAAAGTTGAAGTTATTACTTCTCCATCTGCGAGATACAATGCGGAAGGTACTGGTGGTATATTAAATATTATTTTACGTAGAAGTAAATTACAAGGCCTTAACGGTTCCATAACTACCAATGTTGGTTACCCTTACCAAGCTGGAATTTCTGGAAATATTAATTATAGAACAGGCGACTTTAACTTTTTTAATACCACAAGTTATAGTTATAGAGAATCTCCAGGTTTATCTACAACTGAATCACAATATTTTAATAAAGAGTATGATGATGATGGTAATTTTATTGTTGATAATCCTGATACTTTTTTAAATGAAATAAGAGATACAGAAAGAAAAGGAAATAGTTTTAACACCAATTTTGGTATTGAGTATTACCTAACTGAATCTGCATCATTAACGGCTGCTGTACTTTTAGGGAATAGAGATAATGATAGTGAAACAACTAATAGAATTAAGGAATATGACGTAAATGGAGCTTTACTCAATGAATCTTTGCGTTTTGATCCGGAAAACGATATTGACAAGACAACTGAATTTTCATTAAATTTTAATAAAGATTTTAAAACGGATGGACATAAGTTAACCGCTGATTTTCAATATTCAAATGCCACAGAAGACGAAAACTCACTAATTAGCGAGGATGGTGAAGACGCCGAAAAAGTACGTACATATGAAACTCAAAAAGAAATATTAATTAAAACGGATTATGTATTACCGATTGGCGAAAAAAGTCAGTTTGAATTCGGTTATAGAGGTGAATTTAATGATTTAGATACAGATTATACATTAGCGTTTAATGAAAATGGAACCTTTGTCCTTGACGCTGATGTTAGTAATAATTTAATCTATAAAGAAAATGTAAATGCCTTATATTCTCAATTTGGGAGTAAACTTAAAGACAAATTTTCTTATTTACTTGGGTTGCGATTTGAAACGACTGATGTTACTATAGATCAAAAAACAAGTAACGATTATCAAAATCAAAACTATTCTGGCTTTTTTCCTACCGTAAATTTAGGATATGAACTCAACGAAAAACAGAGTATAACTTTTGGATATAACCGTCGTATAAGAAGACCTAGATCTCGTTATATCAATCCTTTTCCGTCAAGAAGTAGTGCTACTAATTTATTTCAAGGAAATCCTGATGTAAAACCAAGTTACTCTAACACGGTTGACCTTGGCTACCTAAATAGATTTGGAAAATTAACATTAAATTCTTCTATCTATTATCAACGGGCAACAGATGTCTTTACATTTATCAGCGAAGACACTGGAGAAATAGCGGTTGTTGGTGGTACTGATATACCAATTATTAGACGTACACCAATAAACTTAGCGACCAATAACAGGTTTGGGTTAGAATTTACGGTTACGTACAGACCCACAAATAAATGGAACATGAATGGTAATTTTAATCTTTTCAATTCTGAAACTATTGGAGACTATAACGGCGTTGATTATGGTGCTGAAAATTTAAGTTGGTTTATCAGATTTAATAATAAAGTAACGTTACCAGCAAATATAGATTGGCAAACACGTTTATTTTATATGGGACCTAGTGAAGATGCACAAAACAAGCGTAAAGGCATGTTTTCAACAGACTTGGCCTTTAGTAAAGACATCTTAAAGGAAAAGGCTTCCATTACGTTTAATGTCAGTGATGTATTCAATACTCGTAAACGCTCTATGGAGTCATTTACCCCTACTTTTAATAGTGACAGTGAGTTCCAATGGAGACAACGTAGTTTTAATCTAGCATTTACTTATCGTTTCAACCAGAAAAAGAAAAGACAAGAACGTCAAGGTGGCATGGACGATGATGAAGGTGAAGGTTTTGGAGGATAA